Proteins encoded together in one Ciona intestinalis chromosome 3, KH, whole genome shotgun sequence window:
- the LOC113474104 gene encoding uncharacterized protein LOC113474104: MVQALICVASGSDDVDVIDSYARLRELGFRVTIASAEGWSAVTLRYGLVIKPSCSLDAAFYIYRESVPYDLIVIPNGDSGSFTKLSQHEQLGDFIKRMLYHPAYRGRPLKFQEISANQVFRPDVFAYVVTIGKSVELLTYWNVVSSVSKPTAVEWICKELPNDEKIGVVFSPPSPSSDLSRAARLCEQVGEVILNQRERCNVSRIDNGREPNLPSFGMRNFIFGFCKTLFPKSWINYSELVRGQVVKAQIIENCTSLMKLPFGKASAFSNVARSLLCVSRIVGRYASSAVRLNKSSIPGMQVAVLVNDGVDESLLAVLVAGIRRRPGVNAHIIVCDRAVLKSGSPYITTKRFLSIRPDGFIETCKLRYDAVVTVDTDIKTYPWLEDPKANLVRSCVTALFDTGSEGIALASLPVVHSPVAGQRWMEKQRGSIVSEQFEKECTEDEINDSETQFFQLLYSDKNRQDETHTLATHAFKNFHNCRCLMHVTAGTAQQGQQIATAIVDRLRHNLLQHGYTFNRVYDERCILL; the protein is encoded by the exons ATGGTTCAAGCATTGATATGCGTTGCATCTGGGTCTGATGACGTAGATGTTATTGACTCCTATGCTCGCTTACGAGAACTCGGGTTTCGAGTAACCATCGCGTCAGCTGAAG gGTGGTCGGCAGTGACATTGCGATATGGTCTCGTTATAAAACCTTCGTGTAGCTTGGACGCAGCGTTCTATATTTATCGCGAAAG CGTGCCGTACGATTTGATTGTGATTCCAAACGGAGACAGTGGAAGTTTCACCAAGTTATCGCAGCATGAACAACTAGGGGATTTTATAAAGCGCATGTTGTACCACCCTGCTTACCGTGGACGGCCGTTAAAATTTCAAGAAATTTCCGCAAACCAGGTGTTCAGGCCTGATGTATTCGCTTATGTCGTCACAATTGGAAAATCAGTGGAACTGCTGACGTACTGGAATGTAGTTTCGTCTGTCAGCAAGCCAACAGCTGTAGAATGGATATGTAAAGAGTTGCCTAACGACGAAAAAATCGGAGTTGTGTTTAGCCCGCCTTCGCCCAGCAGCGACCTCTCACGGGCGGCAAGATTGTGCGAGCAAGTGGGAGAAGTGATACTGAATCAAAGAGAACGTTGTAACGTTAGTAGAATTGATAACGGACGCGAACCTAACTTACCAAGTTTTGGAATGCGAAATTTCATCTTTggcttttgtaaaactttattccCGAAGTCCTGGATTAATTACAGCGAATTAGTACGGGGCCAAGTTGTAAAGGCGCAGATCATCGAAAACTGTACAAGCCTCATGAAACTACCATTCGGGAAAGCGAGCGCCTTTTCAAACGTTGCTAGATCCCTTCTATGTGTAAGCCGCATCGTGGGAAGATACGCAAGCTCTGCCGTAAGATTAAACAAAAG TTCAATACCAGGAATGCAGGTTGCTGTCTTAGTCAATGACGGAGTCGACGAAAGCTTATTAGCGGTGCTGGTGGCTGGCATTCGTCGCAGACCGGGCGTGAACGCTCATATTATCGTATGCGACAGGGCTGTGTTGAAATCGGGTTCGCCCTATATCACAACGAAAAGGTTTCTTTCCATTCGACCAGATGGATTTATTGAAAC gtgCAAGCTTCGATACGATGCTGTGGTCACTGTAGACACGGATATTAAAACGTACCCTTGGCTGGAGGACCCGAAAGCAAACTTGGTTCGATCTTGCGTCACTGCATTGTTTGATACCGGCAGTGAAGGTATAGCCCTCGCCTCGTTGCCTGTGGTTCATTCTCCCGTTGCTGGACAGCGGTGGATGGAAAAGCAGAGAGGTTCGATAGTTTCTGAGCAATTTGAAAAGGAATGCACAGAAGATGAAATAAACGACAGCGAAACTCAGTTTTTTCAACTCCTGTACTCTGACAAGAACCGACAGGATGAGACTCATACACTCGCAACACACGCATTTAAAAACTTCCACAACTGCAGATGCCTGATGCATGTTACAGCTGGCACGGCACAGCAAGGACAACAAATAGCCACAGCCATCGTTGACCGTCTAAGACACAATCTTCTGCAACATGGTTACACTTTTAACAGAGTGTATGACGAAagatgtattttattataa
- the LOC100175871 gene encoding dihydroorotate dehydrogenase (quinone), mitochondrial-like, whose amino-acid sequence MSKLRETAALFLGAIPVFLGYETWKGDEKFYSNILMPAIHNCFSPETAHNLAIKLLSLGLVPKGKNEQYDKLSCKVFGQTFSNPLGIAAGFDKHAEAIDGLNKLGFGFVEVGSITPLPQEGNAKPRVFRLPEDKVVINRYGFNSCGHDAAAARLDKLTKGTIVLGVNLGKNKESTDFTKDYTDGVTKLGKYADYIVINVSSPNTPGLRSLQGRQNLQDLCTNVVTVKEGLPNKPSILVKIAPDLTEDDKQDIAYALLQSKVDGLIVSNTTVARPSTLVNSHKSERGGLSGKPLCEVSTKLVADMYKLTDGKLPIIGVGGIWNGKDAYDKIKAGASLIQIYTSLIYEGPPLVGKIKRELNQLLEKDGFTNVAEAVGADHK is encoded by the exons ATGTCGAAG TTACGGGAAACTGCTGCTCTGTTTCTTGGAGCAATCCCAGTTTTCTTGGGATATGAAACGTGGAAAGGAGATGAGAAATTCTACTCTAATATATTGATGCCAGCGATCCACAACTGTTTTAGTCCTGAAACTGCTCACAACCTAGCAATAAAACTACTTTCATTGGGTTTGGTGCCGAAAGGGAAAAATGAGCAGTATGATAAACTA tcCTGCAAAGTGTTTGGACAAACCTTCTCAAATCCACTCGGTATTGCAGCTGGGTTTGATAAACATGCTGAAGCAATTGATGGATTAAATAAGCTTGGTTTCGGATTTGTTGAAGTCGGAAGTATAACTCCCCTGCCACAAGAAGGCAATGCAAAACCAAGGGTGTTTCGCTTACCAGAGGATAAAGTGGTTATTAACAG GTACGGCTTTAATAGCTGTGGTCATGATGCTGCTGCTGCGAGATTAGACAAGCTTACAAAAG GTACAATTGTGCTGGGTGTGAATCtgggaaaaaataaagaatccACTGATTTTACAAAAGATTACACAGATGGTGTTACTAAGCTGGGAAAATATGCTGATTATATCGTTATTAATGTTTCAAGTCCAAACACCCCAGGTTTAAGGTCTTTGCAAGGCAGGCAAAACCTACAGGATTTGTGCACAAAT GTTGTGACTGTGAAGGAGGGTCTACCAAACAAGCCATCCATATTGGTTAAAATTGCTCCTGATTTAACAGAAGATGATAAACAAGATATTGCTTATGCTTTGCTGCAg AGTAAAGTTGACGGTTTGATCGTAAGCAACACAACAGTAGCAAGACCCAGTACACTGGTGAACTCACATAAGTCCGAACGTGGTGGATTAAGTGGTAAACCACTTTGTGAAGTGAGCACAAAACTAGTTGCTGATATGTACAAGCTTACTGATG GCAAACTGCCCATCATCGGTGTTGGTGGTATATGGAATGGTAAAGATGCTTATGATAAAATCAAAGCTGGTGCATCCTTGATACAAATATATACCTCATTAATATATGAAGGGCCTCCCTTagttggaaaaataaaaagagaacTAAATCAACTTTTAGAAAAAGATGGGTTTACTAATGTAGCTGAAGCTGTTGGGGCAGACCATAAGTGA